The genomic DNA catgactctgtgattgCCCCAAACCCGGCAGGTACAAGATGCTGATCCACATCCGGACGCACACCAACGAGAAGCCGCATCGCTGCCCCACCTGCAACAAGAGCTTCTCCCGCCTGGAGAACCTGAAAATCCACAACCGCTCGCACACAGGTCAGCGCAGCCCCTGCACTGCCCTCACCAGGGGAGCGGGGGGCTCGGGGGATCACAGGGGACACGGCAGGGCTGGTGCCCCCGGCAGACCCGGTGCTGTCCCACAGGTGAGAAGCCCTACATCTGCCCCTACGAAGGCTGCAACAAGCGTTACTCCAACTCCAGCGATCGCTTCAAGCACACCCGCACCCACTACGTGGAGAAGCCCTACTCCTGCAAGATGCCGGGCTGCCACAAACGCTACACCGACCCCAGCTCCCTCCGCAAGCACATCAAAGCCCACGGCCATTTTGTGTCCCCTGAGCACCCGGAGATGCTCAAGGTCCACCCGCCTCCCAAAACGCCCCTGGGCTCGGCGGAGGTGCCCTACGTTAACGGGGCGCAGCTCGTCATCCCCAACCCCGCTGCCCTCTTCGCTCCGCCGGGGCTGCCGGCGCTGCCCATCCCTTTGGCACCGGCACCCCTCGACCTCAGCGCCCTgggctgcggggctgcgggcgcCCTGCCCGGCCTGCCCGGCCCCGTCCTGCCCCTCAACGGCGGCCCCTTGAACTTGGCCAAGAGCCCGCTGCTGCCCTCGCCCTtcgcggcggggctggggctgcccgtCATGTCGCTGCTGGCCGGCGGGGCCAAGGCCGAGGGGGAGAAGGGCAGCGGGGCTGAGGGGCGGCCGCCCAAGGCGGGCAAGGGGCTGGAGAGCCGGAAGGAGAGGGGCGAAAGGACGGagccggggcggccgcgggtGCCCCCCGagagcctggccctgctgccgGGGGCCGTGCTCGACCTCTCGGCCGGTGTCAGCTCGGGGGGCAGCCCCGAGGCGCTGCCCCCCGGCTGGGTGCTCATCCCCCCCGGCTCCCTGCTGCTCAAACCCGCCGCTGTCAACTGAGGGGCCCGACGATGCCCGGGGCCAGCCGCCGGCCCCGTGGGCAGATCTCGCTCCCTGGGGACGGGGGGCATGGCCCTCTCCTCCCCGTGCAGCCCCGGCGGGGCCTCGCTCGTGCTTTTACCCGTCACGAAAGAAGAACGGACTCTTCTGAGAAAAGCAATAATCCCTCGGCGGCCGGAGCCGGCTGCGACCCCgtgctgggggcaggtggggcacaggggggtccccctgctccccccgGCCCTGGGCAGCCGGATACGCCGCTATTTATTTCTCGACCAGCCCCCTGCTCCGACAGGGTCCCGCTTGGGCTCTCCTGCTTCCGCTGACTCGGCGTCTCCCTGCCCGAggccccagtgctgctgtggggggCCGCAGCCCCCAGGCTCCCGCCGCACGGACAGCGGGGTGACAGCCGGGGGACCACCCGCTCCCGCAGTCCCGAGCCGTGCCCGGCCGTGCCATCCCACCCGGCATGGCCAGCACGGCGGCGGGCAGTGCCGCGGCCACGGCACCCTTGCCGGGCCCAGCTGGCTGGGCACTCGCCGGCCTGGCGCCGCCCgcgccctccctccctccctccctccccacgGCCGCCCCCGTCCCACCGCCTCCCCGGCCCTCCCGTGACAAGGCACACGGCCGCGTGTGCTGCTCGCCGGGGCACAGCCCCCTCTAGCTACGTTCATACCTAACCACGCACCGCGAGCGCATGCGGGCAGCACGGGCACGGCCGGCACCGGCTGCCGGGCACCCACTCCTCGGGATGCCCCGGTGGGATGCTCCCGGGGGAGCCCCCGGCCGTGGGGCAGCGTGCCCAGCCTCAGCGCGGGCGCGGCTCGGAGCCTCCCCCGGGGGTCACACGTACGTCCCGCTCACTCCGAGCCACGGGGGTCTCCCCAAGTGCTGCCCTTCCGTGCTGAAGGAGCCCCCCGTGCCCCGCAGGGAGCCGGTCTCCCTGCCCTCACCGGCGGCCGCCCAGCGCTGCCCTTGCCCAGCATGGCCACGGGCCCTCGACCAGGCCGCCCCGGCCGGTGAAACGTCTCCTCGCTCCTCGTTGGTTTGTTGTTGCACATTCCAGGACATCAGTATTTTAACGGTCTCGAAGTGCCTTTCTATCGTAGTTtctgggttgtttttattttcctcctgttgGGCTCCATCGCTGTTAGCGTAGCGTGTAAGGACTGCACAAGTACGAGATAAGCTAACGACTGTAACACTATATTCGTCCAGGGGAGAGGAAGTTtattaagaaaacaataaagTGAAGTTGAAGTAAGTTCCTGTTTCAGTCCCGTGGTCACGGTGGCAGCGGTGAGGAGCCCgtgctgggggcagaggggtgCAGGGGGGGATGGGTGTGACCTTGGGGGCATGGCTGGCTCTGCCTGAcccccagctgtgtccccatcCTCCAGCTCAAGCAGCCTCAGCACCAGTGAAACTGCCAGGGTCTGCAGGGCGAGCTGCAGGTGGGGACAGCCACAGCGtgtcccctcacagcccctcaccctGACCCAGCAGTCATCCACACGGGGAGAAGGTAATGGCACAGCACTCCCAGGGTATGGAGCCAGAGGTAGCCAGGCACTCAATCCAAGAGCATCCAACCTCCCCACCAAAAAtagctcctgcagcctcccccAGTGCCATTTGAGCCCTGGCAATCTCAAtgccctggggacaccccttcttccccagctgcctcctcctcctcccctgggaaAACGCAGCCCCTCTCAGAGGCTGATCCCTCTGGGATCCCTCggggcagcactgggcaggCAGGTCCCCACTCCCTCCCCGGGTGtggagcagccaggccaggTGCTGGAGGACACGGTGTTTATTGGCTACCTATAAGTTAAGGGTGAGGGACACGGGGGGCAGGGGTGGCAGGAGTCACGTCTCGGCTTTCTGCCCCTTCTCCTTGTCGCCCTTGGCCTGGATGCGCAGCTCCTCGTC from Corvus cornix cornix isolate S_Up_H32 chromosome 14, ASM73873v5, whole genome shotgun sequence includes the following:
- the GLIS2 gene encoding zinc finger protein GLIS2; translated protein: MHSLEEPLDLKLSISKLRAAREKRGPSGPRPRAPQRPDTPPAGDGRGGSRAGRRAVPASPSPGLLGHSRLVEPRDGRFPAAVPVVDLSLSPRSGGESPAGSASLSPERQGSGDLPGPLTPHDFQSLRYIDGLPSSFQFFLPLGAGGALHLPPAAFLPPSKEKRLPPELPLPKQLVCRWSKCNQFFDLLQDLVDHVNDFHVKPEKDAGYCCHWEGCARHGRGFNARYKMLIHIRTHTNEKPHRCPTCNKSFSRLENLKIHNRSHTGEKPYICPYEGCNKRYSNSSDRFKHTRTHYVEKPYSCKMPGCHKRYTDPSSLRKHIKAHGHFVSPEHPEMLKVHPPPKTPLGSAEVPYVNGAQLVIPNPAALFAPPGLPALPIPLAPAPLDLSALGCGAAGALPGLPGPVLPLNGGPLNLAKSPLLPSPFAAGLGLPVMSLLAGGAKAEGEKGSGAEGRPPKAGKGLESRKERGERTEPGRPRVPPESLALLPGAVLDLSAGVSSGGSPEALPPGWVLIPPGSLLLKPAAVN